Proteins found in one Drosophila busckii strain San Diego stock center, stock number 13000-0081.31 chromosome 2R, ASM1175060v1, whole genome shotgun sequence genomic segment:
- the LOC108595403 gene encoding serine proteinase stubble encodes MRSLFILALSSLLYTASATPVFVDNPSLAQFQSGRNIRHLPCIVRKSGRSGVCMFAIDCIKQNGTHLGTCIDRFYFGSCCAVKEEASLFAPELSDNSIDQNTISHFAHESTTLPTSALFKLTTESGVSSSHAQQQPQHSTSELLKNVTQSYLSSSKPVRTTVSSSSHSTRRPPVAHTTHKHSHFVVRTTQKPSAQETTVKPLRRRTTSSSKPVLTTAPAVEQRIETTTAPSKFVTFQIVETTTPAATEATNRWPETTTTTTRRQTRPTSTTTAPKLSNRTTTSSSSSSTTTTTTTTTARPTPPLRTTTSKPTHKTQSNRRPASTKKPTTASNASTTTTATSSSATTTLPARRPTNSTTSSTTTTTTKQTERPTHAPRPKPQPTGEIVKVPALLADVPTATAAATSTKVTRRPTTTSSSSSSTATKVTTTATKKPTSSSSAATTTTTHKPTHRTTTKPTTAAPTRTTTTTTTTATSTAATLLTTDAPKLPAKPTATPASATSATAADLSTTKPGLITWTDVEAEPITNATIASNWQPGQPADWVPLPTLLPELYNKTVADSNTATPSTSTSVSSSSSSSSSSSSSGSSTDKVIISVATSVSTSSESKPDQSQMQTTTSKPQRTTKPPKVSSKPTATTTTTTASSTTPAAVTTTTTVANKTTAAESSTSSMELASSTTAATTVSATATSEPSTDLGNATATTDNNIEELNTTVTPASGLEGVDYKEVCGRRMFPEPRIVGGANSAFGRWPWQISLRQWRTSTYLHKCGAALLNENWAITAAHCVDNVPPSDLLLRLGEYDLAEEEEPYGFQERRVQIVASHPQFDPRTFEYDLALLRFYEPVVFQPNIIPVCVPDNDENFIGQTAFVTGWGRLYEDGPLPSVLQEVAVPVINNTICESMYRSAGYIEHIPHIFICAGWKKGGYDSCEGDSGGPMVLQRESDKRFQLGGVISWGIGCAEANQPGVYTRISEFRDWINQILQF; translated from the exons ttcaATCTGGTCGCAATATTCGCCATTTGCCATGCATTGTGCGCAAGAGCGGACGCTCGGGCGTCTGCATGTTTGCCATTGACTGCATCAAACAGAACGGCACGCATCTGGGCACCTGCATAGATCGCTTCTACTTTGGCTCCTGCTGTGCAGTTAAG GAGGAAGCTTCGCTGTTTGCGCCTGAGCTAAGCGACAACAGCATAGATCAGAATACCATTTCACACTTTGCACATGAGTCAACCACATTGCCCACCAGCGCGCTCTTCAAACTCACCACAGAGAGCGGAGTGAGCAGCAGTCACGctcagcagcaaccacagcacaGCACCAGCGAGCTGCTTAAGAATGTAACACAAAGTTATTTAAGCAGCTCCAAGCCAGTGCGCACCactgttagcagcagcagccacagcacaCGTCGTCCGCCTGTAGCGCATACAACACACAAGCACTCGCACTTTGTGGTGCGCACCACACAGAAGCCAAGTGCGCAGGAAACAACTGTCAAGCCGCTGCGTCGacgcaccaccagcagcagcaaacctGTGCTCACCACTGCGCCAGCTGTGGAGCAGCGCATTGAAACCACCACAGCGCCCAGCAAATTTGTTACCTTTCAAATTGTAGAGACAACGACGCCGGCAGCCACTGAAGCCACCAATCGCTGGCCTgaaacaacaaccacaaccacCAGGCGTCAGACTAGGCCaacgtcaacaacaacagcgcccaAGCTGAGCAATAGAACAaccactagcagcagcagcagcagcactacaacaacaacaactacaacaacagctcgACCTACACCACCGCTGCGCACCACTACAAGCAAACCAACACACAAGACGCAGTCTAACAGACGCCCAGCGTCCACTAAGAAACCAACAACAGCCAGCAATgccagcacaacaacaacagctaccaGCAGCAGTGCAACCACCACATTGCCTGCGCGTCGACCCACCAATAGCACCACCAgcagtacaacaacaacaactacaaagcAAACAGAGCGGCCCACACATGCGCCCAGGCCCAAGCCACAGCCAACAGGCGAAATTGTTAAAGTGCCTGCATTGCTGGCCGAtgtgccaacagcaacagcagcagcaactagcacTAAAGTAACGCGCAGACCcacaacaaccagcagcagcagcagctcaacagcaactaaagtcacaacaacagcaactaagaaacccacaagcagcagcagcgcagcaacaacaacaacaacgcacaAGCCAACACATCGCACTACAACAAAACCTACAACAGCTGCaccaacaagaacaacaactacaactacaacaacagcaacaagcacagcGGCCACGCTGCTTACCACCGATGCGCCTAAATTGCCAGCAAAGCCCACAGCAACACCCGCGTCAGCAACATCTGCAACAGCCGCAGACTTGAGCACCACGAAACCCGGTTTGATCACTTGGACCGATGTGGAGGCCGAGCCCATAACCAATGCAACAATTGCCAGCAATTGGCAGCCAGGTCAGCCAGCCGACTGGGTGCCATTGCCCACTTTGTTGCCCGAGTTGTACAACAAAACGGTTGCCGACAGCAACACAG CAACGCCCAGCACGAGCACAagcgtgagcagcagcagcagctcgagcagcagcagcagcagcagtggttCGAGCACAGACAAAGTGATTATATCGGTGGCAACAAGCGTTAGTACCAGCAGCGAATCGAAGCCGGATCAAAGTCAAATGCAGACAACGACAAGCAAACCGCAGCGCACCACAAAGCCGCCAAAAGTTAGCAgcaagccaacagcaacaacaacaacaacaacagcaagcagtacaacgccagcagcagtaacaacaacaacaacagttgctaaCAAAACCACAGCAGCTGaaagcagcacaagcagcatGGAATTAGCATcctcaacaacagcagcaacaacagtatcagcaacagcaaccagcgaGCCCAGCACTGATCTAGgcaacgcaacagcaacaacggaTAACAACATTGAGGAACTAAATACCACAGTAACGCCAGCAAGTGGCTTGGAGGGCGTCGATTACAAGGAAG tcTGCGGTCGTCGCATGTTCCCCGAGCCGCGCATTGTTGGCGGCGCAAACTCTGCCTTCGGTCGCTGGCCCTGGCAGATATCGCTGCGTCAATGGCGCACCTCCACCTATCTGCACAAATGCGGCGCAGCGCTGCTGAACGAGAACTGGGCAATCACCGCCGCACATTGTGTTGACAA CGTGCCGCCCTCCGATCTGTTGCTGCGTTTGGGTGAATACGATTTGGCTGAGGAAGAGGAGCCCTATGGCTTCCAAGAGCGACGCGTGCAGATTGTTGCCTCGCATCCGCAGTTCGATCCACGCACCTTTGAGTACGATCTGGCGCTGCTTAG ATTCTATGAGCCGGTGGTCTTCCAACCCAATATTATACCCGTTTGTGTGCCAGACAACGATGAGAACTTCATAGGCCAAACTGCCTTTGTCACAGGCTGGGGTCGTCTCTACGAGGACGGACCGCTGCCCAGCGTGCTGCAGGAAGTGGCTGTGCCCGTCATCAACAACACCATCTGCGAGTCCATGTACCGCTCGGCGGGCTATATTGAGCATATACCGCACATCTTTATCTGCGCTGGCTGGAAGAAGGGCGGCTACGACTCCTGCGAAG GCGACTCTGGTGGCCCCATGGTGTTGCAACGTGAGTCGGACAAGCGTTTCCAGCTGGGCGGCGTCATTTCGTGGGGCATTGGCTGCGCGGAGGCCAATCAGCCTGGCGTTTATACGCGCATCTCTGAGTTCCGAGACTGGATCAATCAGATCTTGCAGTTTTAG